In one window of Bemisia tabaci chromosome 6, PGI_BMITA_v3 DNA:
- the LOC109033585 gene encoding putative SERF-like protein: protein MTRGNQRDLAREKNQKKQLELAKRKAANDKGSNKGMSLEQRKQRDADQMREKQRKAQEAAKGVS, encoded by the exons GTGGAAACCAGCGTGATTTGGCTCGCGAGAAGAACCAAAAGAAACAATTAGAACTGGCGAAGCGAAAAGCTGCTAACGACAAGGGATCAAACAAAGGAATGTCCCTGGAGCAAAGGAAGCAAAG ggatgCTGATCAAATGCGGGAAAAGCAAAGGAAAGCACAAGAAGCAGCCAAAGGTGTTAGTTAA
- the LOC109033586 gene encoding uncharacterized protein, with protein MAATSVVVLDRGNNTTCTINLHGATVVSWRVNNQEQLFVSKQAVFDGKKAIRGGIPFVFPQFGAWNYGPQHGFARIVRWNLEKAPERLQSGDVEAVFSLIDSDYTHSMWNYPFRLTYRLILREKELHFNIGVYNPSKDLPFSFNLLLHTYFKVPDVRRCQITGLYGTTFIDKTVVSNPMYQEGREVVMIGEWTDRIYQNTPHEHVISNVVSGRKMRIQKYNFPDTVVWNPWMEKAKEMADFGDDEYPNMICVECGHVSSPVILLPGTAFEASQILQVM; from the exons ATGGCAGCAACTAGTGTTGTGGTTCTCGATAGGGGAAATAACACAACTTGTACTATTAATTTACATG gagCAACAGTTGTTTCTTGGAGGGTAAACAATCAGGAGCAGTTATTTGTAAG CAAACAAGCTGTTTTTGATGGGAAAAAAGCTATCAGAGGAGGCATTCCATTCGTATTTC CACAATTCGGAGCATGGAATTATGGGCCTCAACATGGATTTGCCAGGATCGTTCGTTGGAATTTGGAGAAAGCGCCGGAAAGACTACAGAGTGGAGATGTAGAAGCTGTATTTTCTTTAATAGATTCCGACTACACGCATTCAATGTGGAATTACCC GTTCCGTCTCACTTATAGATTAATTTTGAGGGAGAAAGAATTGCACTTCAATATTGGTGTGTATAATCCCAGCAAAGACTTGCCTTTTAGTTTTAATCTACTTCTTCATACATATTTCAAAGTTCCTGATGTAAGGCGTTGTCAAATCACCGGTCTATACGGTACAACATTCATTGATAAG actGTCGTTAGTAATCCCATGTACCAAGAGGGCCGAGAAGTTGTCATGATCGGAGAATGGACGGATAGAATATACCAAAATACACCGCATGAGCATGTTATCTCAAATGTCGTATCCGGGAGAAAAATGAGGATACAGAAGTATAATTTTCCAGACACAG TGGTTTGGAACCCCTGGATGGAAAaagccaaagaaatggctgacTTTGGTGATGATGAATACCCAAACATGATATGCGTGGAGTGTGGGCATGTTTCCAGCCCTGTTATTTTGTTACCAGGAACTGCATTTGAAGCCAGTCAAATTCTGCAG GTAATGTGA